From a region of the Neisseria subflava genome:
- a CDS encoding SDR family oxidoreductase, giving the protein MTTLADKTILVTGASQGLGEQVAKAYAAAGATVILVARHQKRLEKVYDAIVAAGSPEPFAICFDLMSAEEKEFKQFAETIDEATGGKLDGVVHCASYFYALSPLDFQTVSEWVNQYRINTVAPMGLTRALFPLLKQSEDASVIFVGESHGEKPQAYWGGFGASKAALNYLCKVAADEWERFDNLRANVLVPGAINSPQRIKSHPGESKSERKNYEDVLPQFIWWASQESRGRTGEIVYL; this is encoded by the coding sequence ATGACGACATTAGCGGACAAAACCATCTTGGTTACCGGCGCATCCCAAGGCTTGGGCGAGCAGGTTGCCAAAGCCTATGCAGCTGCCGGAGCGACTGTCATTTTGGTGGCGCGTCATCAAAAGCGTTTGGAAAAAGTATATGATGCCATTGTGGCTGCGGGCAGCCCTGAGCCGTTTGCCATCTGCTTTGATTTGATGAGTGCGGAGGAGAAAGAGTTTAAGCAATTCGCGGAAACTATTGATGAAGCAACCGGCGGAAAATTGGATGGCGTGGTGCATTGCGCCAGCTATTTTTATGCCTTGTCGCCATTGGACTTCCAAACCGTATCGGAATGGGTCAACCAATATCGTATCAATACCGTTGCGCCTATGGGCTTGACCCGTGCGCTGTTCCCATTGTTGAAGCAATCCGAAGACGCTTCTGTGATTTTTGTCGGCGAAAGCCACGGCGAGAAACCGCAAGCCTATTGGGGCGGTTTCGGTGCCTCCAAAGCCGCGCTTAATTATTTGTGTAAAGTGGCTGCGGACGAGTGGGAGCGTTTTGACAATCTGCGTGCCAATGTTTTGGTGCCGGGTGCCATCAATTCGCCGCAACGTATTAAATCGCATCCGGGCGAATCGAAAAGCGAACGTAAAAACTACGAAGATGTCCTGCCGCAATTTATTTGGTGGGCAAGCCAAGAGAGCAGGGGGCGGACAGGCGAAATCGTCTATCTGTAA
- a CDS encoding aromatic amino acid transaminase has protein sequence MYRHVEYYPGDPILSLVETFKRDERSEKVNLSIGIYFDDEGKMPVLESVRRAEAEHAAVPRPSPYLPMEGLDTYRSAVQRLLFGQDNPALAEGRVATVQTLGGSGALKVGADFLHRWFPDAKAYVSDPTWDNHKGIFEGAGFEVGTYPYYNPETVGVKFEEMTAFFKTLPENSVLILHPCCQNPTGVDMSQAQWDEVLDIIKTHKLIPFMDIAYQGFGEDLDNDAYAIRKAVEMGLPLFVSNSFSKNLSLYGERVGGLSVVCPNKEEAELVFGQLKFTVRRIYSSPAAHGAYIASDVMNSEELRALWENEVYAMRDRIRAMRQKLYDVLTAKIPNRDFSYFIKQRGMFSYTGLTVAQVHRLRDEFAVYLLDSGRMCVAGLNASNIDYVAEAFAKVLQ, from the coding sequence ATGTACCGTCATGTCGAGTATTATCCGGGCGACCCGATTTTGAGTTTGGTTGAAACCTTCAAGCGCGACGAGCGTTCTGAAAAAGTCAATTTGAGCATAGGCATTTATTTTGATGACGAAGGTAAAATGCCGGTTTTGGAATCTGTCCGCCGGGCAGAAGCAGAGCATGCGGCTGTACCGCGCCCATCTCCTTATCTGCCGATGGAAGGTTTGGACACTTATCGAAGCGCAGTTCAGCGTTTGCTGTTCGGGCAGGATAATCCGGCGCTGGCAGAAGGGCGCGTTGCGACCGTACAGACTTTAGGCGGTTCAGGGGCGTTGAAAGTCGGTGCCGACTTTTTGCACCGTTGGTTCCCCGATGCAAAAGCCTATGTCAGCGATCCGACGTGGGACAACCATAAAGGCATTTTTGAAGGCGCCGGTTTTGAAGTGGGGACGTATCCTTATTACAACCCTGAAACCGTCGGCGTGAAATTTGAAGAAATGACTGCGTTTTTCAAAACATTGCCGGAAAACAGCGTCTTGATTTTGCATCCATGCTGTCAAAACCCGACTGGCGTCGATATGTCGCAAGCGCAATGGGATGAAGTGTTGGATATTATCAAAACGCACAAGCTGATTCCGTTTATGGATATTGCCTATCAAGGTTTCGGCGAGGATTTGGACAACGATGCCTATGCAATCCGTAAAGCCGTCGAAATGGGACTACCTTTGTTTGTCAGCAACTCTTTCTCGAAAAACCTGTCGCTGTACGGAGAGCGCGTCGGCGGTTTGAGCGTAGTGTGTCCCAATAAGGAAGAAGCAGAGCTGGTGTTCGGACAGTTGAAATTTACCGTCCGCCGTATTTATTCCAGTCCTGCCGCACATGGCGCATACATCGCTTCTGATGTGATGAACAGCGAGGAGCTGCGCGCTTTGTGGGAAAACGAGGTTTACGCTATGCGTGACCGCATCCGTGCCATGCGTCAGAAACTTTATGATGTTTTGACGGCCAAAATTCCCAATCGCGATTTCAGCTATTTCATCAAACAGCGCGGCATGTTCAGCTATACAGGCCTGACCGTAGCGCAGGTACACCGCCTGCGCGACGAGTTTGCCGTTTATCTGCTGGATTCGGGTAGGATGTGTGTGGCAGGATTGAATGCATCGAATATCGATTATGTGGCTGAGGCATTTGCCAAAGTGTTGCAATAG
- a CDS encoding phosphatidylglycerophosphatase A family protein encodes MAERKPTFSWLLHKPLCFLGFGFGSGLSPVAPGTAGTLAALPLAFVLCLLGIDGWILLLLCIALFFWGIRICGYTERELGIQDYGGIVWDEIVAMLLVLSLIPFKWSWWLAAFIIFRLFDALKPWPIKWFDRRIHGGLGIMLDDLIAAAMTLMVLGLFYWIA; translated from the coding sequence TTGGCTGAACGTAAACCTACTTTTTCTTGGCTGTTGCACAAACCATTGTGTTTTTTAGGATTCGGTTTCGGCAGCGGTTTGTCGCCGGTTGCACCGGGTACGGCCGGAACACTGGCGGCATTACCTCTGGCTTTTGTATTGTGCCTGTTGGGCATAGACGGCTGGATATTGCTTTTATTGTGTATCGCCTTGTTTTTCTGGGGTATCCGCATTTGCGGTTATACCGAGAGGGAGCTGGGCATTCAGGATTACGGCGGTATCGTCTGGGATGAAATTGTCGCGATGCTGTTGGTGCTGTCGCTGATTCCGTTTAAATGGAGCTGGTGGCTGGCAGCTTTTATTATTTTCCGCTTGTTTGATGCGTTGAAACCATGGCCGATCAAATGGTTTGACCGGCGGATTCATGGAGGTTTGGGCATTATGCTTGATGATTTGATTGCGGCTGCGATGACCTTGATGGTCTTGGGCCTGTTTTATTGGATCGCGTGA
- the thiL gene encoding thiamine-phosphate kinase: MTEFDFIRQYLQRQKSEGLILGIGDDAAIIRPSNGFDLCFSADMLVKGRHFFEDVSPEDLAWKMLAVNLSDMAAMGAKPRWVLLSAALPELNQDWLKRFCDSFFALAARFDTVLIGGDTTKGDLVFNVTIVGEVPTGRALRRDAAEIGDDIWVSGRLGLAAAALNKHLGHYQLPSEIMAVCDDKLLRPEPRVSLGQALLPFAHAAQDVSDGLAQDVGHILKASAVGAEIFADCVPSLPELKNVLSREQWLSAVLSGGDDYELIFTAAPEDRERVCQAAEQSGVPVARIGKITDSGRLNILDAEGGVLELTSLGFDHFG; the protein is encoded by the coding sequence ATGACGGAATTTGACTTTATCAGACAATATTTGCAGCGACAAAAATCGGAAGGTCTGATTTTGGGCATAGGGGACGATGCCGCTATTATTCGCCCAAGTAACGGATTTGATTTATGTTTTAGCGCTGATATGTTGGTCAAAGGCAGACATTTTTTTGAAGATGTTTCGCCCGAAGATTTGGCATGGAAAATGCTTGCAGTAAATTTATCCGATATGGCCGCTATGGGTGCCAAGCCGCGTTGGGTGTTGCTCAGTGCTGCCTTGCCTGAATTGAATCAAGACTGGCTCAAACGTTTTTGCGATAGCTTTTTTGCTTTGGCCGCGCGTTTTGATACGGTATTGATTGGTGGCGATACCACAAAAGGCGATTTGGTCTTTAATGTAACGATAGTAGGTGAAGTTCCGACAGGGCGTGCCTTGCGGCGGGATGCGGCCGAAATCGGTGACGATATTTGGGTATCGGGTCGGTTGGGTTTGGCCGCCGCTGCTTTGAACAAACATCTGGGGCATTATCAATTGCCGTCTGAAATCATGGCGGTTTGCGATGATAAGTTGCTCCGTCCAGAGCCGCGCGTTTCATTGGGTCAGGCATTGTTGCCGTTTGCCCATGCCGCGCAAGATGTTTCAGACGGCCTGGCTCAAGATGTGGGGCATATTTTAAAAGCCTCTGCTGTCGGGGCGGAAATATTTGCCGATTGTGTGCCGTCGTTGCCTGAATTGAAAAACGTATTGTCGCGTGAACAATGGTTGTCTGCAGTATTGTCTGGCGGCGATGATTACGAACTGATTTTTACCGCTGCTCCAGAAGATAGGGAACGCGTTTGTCAGGCAGCGGAACAAAGTGGCGTACCGGTCGCCCGAATTGGTAAAATTACTGACTCAGGCCGTCTGAATATTTTAGATGCCGAAGGCGGCGTATTGGAACTGACTTCTTTAGGATTTGATCATTTTGGCTGA
- the apaG gene encoding Co2+/Mg2+ efflux protein ApaG: MNEIEINVEPRYMAGQSDVYRDRYAFNYLITICNRSDEIITLRQRFWEITDGHGETEQVGHAGLIEEQPVLYPGEAYEYNSGSQISTPWGSIEGAYEFEDSIGKRFVIGVPKLEFKAGFTLQ; this comes from the coding sequence ATGAATGAAATCGAGATTAACGTGGAGCCGCGTTATATGGCCGGTCAGAGCGACGTCTATCGCGACCGCTATGCCTTCAATTATCTGATTACCATCTGCAACCGCAGTGATGAAATCATTACTTTGCGTCAGCGTTTTTGGGAAATCACCGACGGACACGGTGAGACAGAGCAGGTCGGTCATGCCGGCTTGATTGAAGAGCAACCTGTTTTGTACCCGGGCGAAGCCTATGAGTACAACAGCGGTTCGCAAATCAGCACACCTTGGGGCAGTATCGAAGGCGCGTATGAGTTTGAAGACAGCATCGGCAAACGTTTCGTTATCGGGGTGCCGAAGCTTGAATTCAAAGCTGGTTTTACTTTGCAATAG
- a CDS encoding sodium-dependent transporter encodes MSNHSSWSSKIGFVLAAAGSAIGLGAIWKFPYTAGTNGGAVFFLLFLIFTILVALPVQLAEFYIGRTGGKNAIDSFKVLRPGSQWPWVGRMGVAACFILLSFYSVVGGWVLNYVVHSFTGEIHVGADFKALFENTISSPFGSLFYQGLFMLITIWVVKGGVSDGIEKANRVLMPGLFILFIALAIRSLTLPGAMDGVAFLLKPDWSYLKPGTMLTALGQAFFALSIGVSAMITYASYLGKDQDMFRSGHMIMWMNLFVSLLAGLVIFPAVFAFGFEPGQGPGLIFVVLPAVFMKMPMGTYLFAVFMLLVVFATLTSAFSMLETVIAATIRQDEKKRSSHAWITGIAIFIVGIPSALSFGVWSDFKIFGKTIFDLWDFIISAVIMPIGALSVAVFTAWVQDKQSVLRDAGMGSTIPKQLLYLWLGVLRYLAPIAIIVVFINSLGLI; translated from the coding sequence ATGAGCAACCATTCGTCTTGGTCATCCAAAATCGGCTTTGTGCTTGCTGCGGCAGGCTCGGCCATCGGTTTGGGTGCAATTTGGAAATTCCCTTATACAGCCGGTACCAACGGCGGCGCCGTATTCTTTCTTTTGTTTTTGATTTTCACGATTTTGGTAGCCTTGCCGGTTCAATTGGCCGAGTTTTACATCGGCCGCACGGGCGGTAAAAACGCCATCGACTCCTTCAAAGTATTGCGCCCCGGTTCGCAGTGGCCGTGGGTTGGCCGCATGGGCGTGGCTGCTTGTTTTATCTTGCTGTCGTTTTACAGCGTGGTCGGCGGCTGGGTATTGAACTACGTCGTGCACAGCTTTACCGGCGAAATTCACGTTGGCGCAGACTTTAAGGCCCTGTTTGAAAATACGATTTCTTCACCGTTTGGCTCGCTGTTTTACCAAGGCTTGTTCATGCTGATTACCATTTGGGTGGTCAAAGGCGGCGTTTCAGACGGCATTGAAAAGGCAAACCGCGTCTTGATGCCGGGTTTGTTTATCCTCTTTATTGCATTGGCTATCCGTTCGCTGACCTTGCCCGGGGCAATGGACGGCGTGGCATTCTTGTTGAAACCGGATTGGTCGTATTTGAAACCGGGCACGATGCTGACTGCTTTGGGGCAGGCGTTTTTTGCCTTGAGTATCGGCGTGTCCGCGATGATTACCTATGCCTCGTATTTGGGTAAGGATCAGGATATGTTCCGCTCCGGCCACATGATTATGTGGATGAACCTGTTTGTGTCGCTGCTGGCCGGTTTGGTAATTTTCCCTGCGGTATTTGCCTTCGGCTTTGAACCCGGTCAAGGCCCTGGTTTGATTTTTGTTGTGTTGCCTGCGGTCTTCATGAAAATGCCTATGGGTACGTATTTATTTGCCGTGTTTATGCTGTTGGTAGTCTTTGCGACACTGACTTCCGCGTTTTCTATGCTGGAAACCGTCATCGCGGCAACCATCCGCCAAGACGAGAAAAAGCGCAGCAGCCACGCTTGGATAACAGGCATTGCGATCTTCATAGTCGGTATTCCTTCTGCGCTGTCTTTTGGCGTATGGAGCGATTTTAAAATTTTCGGCAAAACCATTTTTGACTTGTGGGATTTTATTATTTCCGCCGTTATTATGCCGATTGGCGCATTGAGCGTTGCCGTGTTTACAGCATGGGTTCAGGACAAACAGTCCGTCCTGCGTGATGCGGGCATGGGCAGTACCATTCCGAAACAGTTGCTTTATCTGTGGCTGGGTGTGCTTCGCTATCTTGCCCCGATTGCGATTATTGTGGTGTTCATCAACTCTTTGGGTTTGATTTAA
- a CDS encoding FadR/GntR family transcriptional regulator, producing MTKLVRPQKISDQVLAVLEERIATGIYEEGSKLPPERTLAEEFGVSRPSVRVALNILIAKQVLEARQGDGYYVSVKPQQDFLQSWQELLGKHTNWETDVFDFSCHVEGCMAALAAERRTDADLKRIDFWRQKFETACESGNLEHQAEADVSFHQTIADAAHNILFSHLSSSLLKMLYQQTRSGIIYIHQTEDPRPTLIAQHRAIFEAVAQAKPAEAAEAAKLHLNYVARRILQDREYQSRSEHADVLAQNDLKRVDW from the coding sequence ATGACGAAATTGGTTCGTCCGCAAAAAATCAGCGATCAGGTCTTAGCCGTTTTGGAAGAACGTATCGCTACCGGCATTTATGAAGAAGGCAGTAAATTGCCTCCCGAACGTACGCTTGCGGAAGAATTCGGCGTATCGCGTCCGTCGGTCAGGGTGGCATTGAATATCTTGATTGCCAAGCAGGTTTTGGAAGCGCGGCAGGGCGATGGCTATTATGTTTCCGTCAAGCCGCAGCAGGATTTTTTGCAAAGCTGGCAGGAGTTGCTCGGCAAACATACCAATTGGGAAACAGACGTATTCGATTTCAGCTGCCACGTTGAAGGCTGTATGGCAGCTTTGGCCGCCGAAAGACGGACTGACGCCGATTTGAAACGCATTGACTTCTGGCGGCAGAAGTTCGAGACGGCTTGTGAAAGCGGAAATTTGGAGCATCAAGCCGAAGCAGACGTCAGCTTCCATCAAACCATTGCCGATGCCGCGCACAATATCCTATTCAGCCACCTTTCCAGCAGCCTGCTCAAAATGCTTTATCAGCAAACACGCAGCGGCATTATCTATATCCATCAAACCGAAGACCCGCGCCCGACATTGATTGCCCAGCACCGCGCTATTTTTGAAGCCGTTGCCCAAGCCAAACCGGCGGAGGCTGCGGAAGCGGCCAAACTGCATTTGAATTATGTCGCCCGCCGCATTTTGCAGGACAGGGAATATCAAAGCCGCAGCGAGCATGCGGATGTATTGGCACAAAACGATTTGAAACGGGTAGATTGGTAG
- a CDS encoding TonB-dependent copper receptor has translation MKYPPLLILPIVLAVSQAWADTDPVPEETVTLSPVTVTGTQQEKANRVTFNPKAALQPLPAGDGADLLQSVPNMSIIRKGGSSGDPLFRGLGGSRLSVNADDQFIYGGCGMRMDPPTAYIHPNSFDKVVVTKGPQTVTQGMGLVSGSVQFIRKDPDFTEKPYNINTTLTAGSNDRLDGSLEAEFGGKYGYVRTNISHNEADDYKDGDGNRIHSNFKRDSQMLQLGVTPTENTTIAGTYERSRAKVAYADRMMDGSKFDRDAWNIRFTQRNLTPWFSELELRYGKSEIDHVMDTYSLRTIYNPAGKQIKNANNPKRNTDTGRLKATFDWDKLNLQTGLDYLDDVHVARHERGGDGYSHKPYMPNQSFKQWGIFTEASWQQTDNQRWVAGLRHDQVKAHYDTARVTDPVLKHQKFNLNSGFLRWERNTDNGLKYYAGFGIAERAPDYWERLRSENKAIRAEQNRQIDAGVIWKRPNLHASVSVFGSDIKDFIMMERQGMNFGVRNINASRFGGEAEVKWTFAPNWEVGTSLAYTHGKNRTDGKPLAQTPPLEWNNTLAFDNGKFSAGALWRVVAKQNRYSKGQGNIVGQDIGASSGFGVLSLNAGWKFSKYATLQGGVDNVFNKTYAEFVSRGGDPSAGTQTMRVNEPGRTAWLRLQAKF, from the coding sequence ATGAAATACCCACCATTACTTATCTTGCCTATCGTCTTAGCCGTATCCCAAGCATGGGCAGACACTGATCCTGTACCTGAAGAAACAGTTACCCTTTCCCCTGTCACCGTCACCGGCACACAACAAGAAAAAGCCAATCGCGTTACTTTCAACCCCAAAGCTGCTTTGCAACCCCTCCCTGCCGGCGACGGGGCAGACCTTTTGCAATCCGTGCCTAATATGAGCATCATCCGCAAAGGCGGCAGCTCGGGCGATCCGCTGTTCCGTGGCTTGGGTGGCTCGCGCCTCTCCGTCAATGCCGACGACCAGTTTATTTATGGCGGTTGTGGTATGCGCATGGACCCGCCGACTGCCTATATTCACCCAAATTCATTTGACAAAGTCGTGGTTACCAAAGGTCCGCAAACCGTTACCCAAGGTATGGGCTTGGTCAGCGGCTCGGTGCAATTTATCCGTAAAGATCCTGATTTCACTGAAAAACCTTACAACATCAATACCACTCTGACGGCGGGCAGCAACGACCGCCTTGACGGCTCGCTGGAAGCCGAGTTCGGCGGCAAATACGGCTATGTCCGTACCAATATCTCCCATAACGAAGCCGACGATTACAAAGACGGCGACGGCAACCGCATTCACTCCAACTTCAAACGCGACAGCCAAATGTTGCAACTGGGTGTTACCCCGACAGAAAATACCACCATTGCCGGCACATACGAGCGCAGCAGAGCCAAGGTTGCCTACGCCGACCGCATGATGGACGGCAGCAAATTCGACCGTGATGCGTGGAATATCCGTTTTACCCAACGCAACCTCACACCATGGTTCAGCGAGTTGGAACTGCGCTACGGTAAAAGCGAAATCGACCACGTGATGGACACATACAGCCTGCGTACCATCTACAATCCTGCCGGCAAGCAGATTAAAAATGCCAACAACCCTAAACGCAATACCGATACAGGCCGTCTGAAAGCCACTTTCGACTGGGACAAGCTCAACCTGCAAACCGGTTTGGATTATTTGGATGACGTCCACGTCGCGCGTCATGAGCGTGGTGGCGACGGCTACAGCCACAAGCCTTACATGCCCAACCAAAGTTTCAAACAATGGGGTATTTTCACCGAAGCTTCTTGGCAGCAAACCGACAATCAACGCTGGGTAGCAGGCTTGCGCCATGACCAAGTCAAAGCGCATTACGATACCGCGCGCGTTACCGACCCCGTTTTGAAACATCAAAAATTCAATTTGAACTCAGGCTTCCTGCGTTGGGAAAGAAATACGGACAACGGCCTGAAATACTATGCCGGCTTCGGTATTGCCGAACGTGCGCCTGACTACTGGGAACGCCTGCGCTCTGAAAACAAAGCCATCCGCGCAGAGCAAAACCGCCAAATCGATGCAGGTGTAATCTGGAAACGTCCTAATCTCCACGCGTCTGTATCCGTATTCGGCAGCGACATCAAAGACTTCATCATGATGGAGCGCCAAGGCATGAATTTCGGCGTGCGCAACATCAACGCTTCACGCTTTGGCGGCGAAGCCGAAGTCAAATGGACGTTTGCGCCTAACTGGGAAGTCGGCACCAGCCTCGCCTACACCCACGGCAAAAACCGTACAGACGGCAAACCTTTGGCACAAACGCCGCCACTCGAGTGGAACAACACCCTCGCCTTTGACAACGGCAAATTCAGTGCGGGCGCATTATGGCGCGTCGTAGCCAAACAAAACCGTTACAGCAAAGGCCAAGGCAATATCGTCGGCCAAGACATCGGCGCTTCTTCAGGCTTTGGCGTACTCTCGCTCAACGCCGGTTGGAAATTCAGCAAATACGCCACATTGCAAGGCGGCGTGGACAACGTGTTCAACAAAACCTATGCTGAATTCGTCAGCCGTGGTGGCGACCCGTCTGCCGGTACTCAAACCATGCGCGTGAACGAACCCGGCCGTACTGCATGGCTGAGACTGCAAGCGAAGTTCTAA
- a CDS encoding metal ABC transporter solute-binding protein, Zn/Mn family — protein sequence MKHWKLGIVAALLTGAAYAAPLPVVTSFSILGDVAKQIGGDRVAVQSLVGPNQDSHAYHMTSGDIKKIRSAKLVLLNGLGLEAADVQRAVKQSKVPFAEATKGIQALKAEEGGHHHDHDHEGHHHDHGEFDPHVWTDPVLMGTYAQNVANALIQADPEGKTYYQQRLGNYQMQLKKLHSDAQAAFNAVPAAKRKVLTGHDAFSYMGKRYNIEFIAPQGVSSEAEPSAKQVASIIRQIKREGIKAVFTENIKDTRMIDRIAKETGVNVSGRLYSDALGGAPANSYIGMYRYNVKVLTDAMKK from the coding sequence ATGAAACATTGGAAACTCGGCATCGTTGCCGCATTATTGACCGGTGCAGCTTATGCCGCTCCGCTGCCTGTTGTCACCAGCTTCAGCATTTTGGGCGACGTGGCCAAACAGATTGGTGGCGACCGTGTGGCCGTTCAAAGTTTGGTGGGTCCTAACCAAGATAGCCATGCCTACCACATGACCAGTGGTGACATCAAAAAAATCCGCAGTGCCAAATTGGTATTACTTAACGGTTTGGGCTTGGAAGCCGCCGATGTACAGCGTGCAGTCAAACAGAGTAAAGTTCCTTTCGCCGAAGCAACCAAAGGCATTCAGGCTTTGAAAGCAGAAGAGGGCGGCCATCATCATGACCACGATCACGAAGGCCATCATCACGATCACGGCGAATTTGACCCGCACGTTTGGACCGACCCCGTCTTGATGGGTACTTATGCGCAAAATGTTGCCAATGCGCTGATTCAAGCCGACCCTGAAGGTAAAACCTACTATCAGCAACGTTTGGGCAACTATCAAATGCAGCTGAAAAAATTGCACAGCGATGCGCAGGCTGCCTTTAATGCCGTACCTGCCGCCAAGCGTAAAGTCTTGACCGGACACGATGCGTTCTCTTACATGGGCAAACGTTACAATATTGAATTTATCGCCCCTCAAGGCGTGAGCAGCGAAGCCGAGCCGTCTGCCAAACAAGTGGCTTCCATCATCCGCCAAATCAAACGCGAGGGCATTAAAGCCGTCTTTACTGAAAACATCAAAGACACGCGCATGATTGACCGTATTGCTAAAGAAACCGGCGTCAATGTCAGCGGACGTTTGTATTCCGATGCATTAGGTGGCGCACCGGCCAACAGCTACATCGGCATGTATCGCTACAATGTCAAAGTTTTGACCGATGCCATGAAAAAATAA
- a CDS encoding metal ABC transporter ATP-binding protein: protein MSIVVENLTVSYQRRPVVHHIDMVFEDGKMWTIFGPNGAGKSTLLKAIMGLQKTDTGSVRYENMARKDIAYLPQQSDIDRSQPMTVFELAAMGLWYEIGFFGRVNAAQKKRVMAALERVEMQDFATRQIAHLSNGQFQRVLFARMLVQDAKFLLLDEPFNAVDARTTYALLEVLRQCHQDGQAVIAVLHDYEQVRAYFANTLLLAREKVTAGATENVLTDEFLAQANRMMQKQEAADWCAV from the coding sequence ATGAGTATCGTGGTGGAAAATCTGACGGTCAGCTATCAGCGAAGGCCGGTGGTGCACCATATCGATATGGTGTTTGAAGATGGCAAGATGTGGACGATTTTCGGGCCGAACGGCGCGGGCAAATCGACCCTGCTCAAAGCCATTATGGGTTTGCAGAAGACGGATACGGGCAGCGTGCGCTATGAAAATATGGCGCGCAAGGACATTGCCTATCTGCCGCAGCAGTCGGATATTGACCGCAGCCAGCCGATGACGGTGTTTGAACTGGCGGCGATGGGGTTGTGGTATGAAATCGGCTTTTTCGGGCGTGTGAACGCGGCGCAGAAAAAGCGCGTGATGGCGGCTTTGGAACGCGTGGAAATGCAGGATTTTGCCACGCGCCAAATCGCGCACTTGTCCAATGGCCAGTTCCAACGCGTATTGTTTGCGCGGATGCTGGTGCAGGATGCCAAATTTTTGTTGCTGGACGAACCGTTTAACGCGGTGGACGCGCGGACGACTTATGCGCTGTTGGAAGTTTTGCGCCAGTGCCATCAGGACGGTCAGGCAGTGATTGCCGTGTTGCATGATTACGAGCAGGTGAGGGCATATTTTGCCAACACGCTGCTTTTGGCGCGTGAAAAAGTGACTGCCGGTGCGACTGAAAATGTGTTGACCGATGAGTTTTTGGCACAGGCAAACCGAATGATGCAGAAACAGGAAGCGGCCGATTGGTGCGCGGTTTAA
- a CDS encoding metal ABC transporter permease has translation MDLYDLVVAPFTEFDFMRYALASIFCLALSAAPVGVFLVMRRMSLVGDALSHAVLPGAAIGYMFAGLSLPAMSVGGFAAGLLMALLAGLVSRFTSLKEDANFAAFYLSSLAIGVVLVSKNGSSVDLLHLLFGSVLAVDIPALQLIAVSASVTILLMAVMFRPLVLESIDPLFLKAVGGKGGFWHVLFLVLVVMNLVAGFQALGTLMSVGLMMLPAITARLWAKSMGRLMILSVALALLCGLAGLLFSYHIEIPSGPAIILCCGTLYLISVVFGWEGGILAKWLRRKKHRTA, from the coding sequence ATGGATTTATATGATTTGGTCGTCGCGCCGTTTACCGAATTTGACTTTATGCGCTATGCCCTGGCGTCGATTTTCTGCCTGGCATTGAGCGCGGCGCCCGTCGGTGTGTTTTTGGTGATGCGCCGCATGAGTTTGGTGGGCGATGCCTTGAGTCATGCGGTTTTGCCCGGTGCGGCCATTGGCTATATGTTTGCCGGCTTGAGTTTGCCTGCAATGAGCGTCGGCGGTTTTGCAGCCGGTTTGCTGATGGCTTTGTTGGCCGGTTTGGTCAGCCGGTTTACTTCATTGAAAGAAGACGCAAACTTTGCCGCATTTTATTTGAGCAGCCTCGCCATCGGCGTGGTTTTGGTCAGCAAAAACGGCAGCAGTGTCGATTTGCTGCATTTGTTGTTTGGCTCGGTGTTGGCGGTGGATATTCCGGCTTTGCAGCTGATTGCCGTTTCTGCGAGCGTCACTATTTTGCTGATGGCGGTCATGTTCCGCCCGCTGGTGTTGGAAAGCATAGACCCTTTGTTCCTCAAGGCTGTAGGCGGTAAGGGCGGCTTTTGGCATGTGCTGTTTTTGGTGTTGGTCGTGATGAATCTGGTTGCCGGTTTTCAGGCATTGGGTACGCTGATGTCGGTCGGCTTGATGATGTTGCCTGCGATTACCGCCAGACTGTGGGCGAAAAGTATGGGTCGGCTGATGATTTTGTCGGTCGCGTTGGCTTTGCTTTGCGGCTTGGCAGGACTGTTGTTTTCCTACCATATCGAAATCCCGTCCGGCCCGGCGATTATTTTATGCTGCGGCACGCTTTACCTGATTTCCGTCGTGTTCGGTTGGGAAGGCGGCATTTTGGCAAAATGGCTGCGCCGCAAGAAACACCGCACGGCATGA
- a CDS encoding DUF2288 domain-containing protein, protein MSIPLLNEKLNTETARIAWEELQSHFARGAAVYVAPDLDLIAVARHVAEDEAAPLKQWMEQGKFGAISDDMARTFLADKQEMWAVVVAPWVLVQPCKD, encoded by the coding sequence ATGTCTATTCCACTCTTAAACGAAAAACTCAATACCGAAACCGCCCGCATTGCATGGGAAGAGCTGCAATCCCACTTCGCACGCGGTGCCGCCGTCTATGTTGCGCCCGATTTGGATTTGATTGCCGTCGCCCGCCATGTTGCCGAAGATGAAGCCGCGCCATTGAAACAATGGATGGAACAAGGCAAATTCGGTGCCATCAGCGATGATATGGCGCGCACATTTTTAGCGGATAAGCAGGAAATGTGGGCGGTTGTCGTGGCGCCGTGGGTATTGGTACAGCCTTGCAAAGACTGA